cattgatgatgatgaatgtCTTATATGGAGGAGTCCTTATGAGAAAGCAAACATGAACAGGATTTTCCTGTACTAAAATAAATGAATCCACTGTTCATTAATTAATCCTTAATAGACAAGTTTCTTAACAGTAAATAACTTCTTGGTTCAatgttttaaaagaagaaatttaaatgaAGGGTTTCTCCCAATAACCAGAATGTAAAAGCCAGTACTAGATCAGCATACATAAATGtcattcctttttttgtttggtcaaGTGGAAAaggaggtatatatatatatatatattttgttgtgcaTGCAGCAAAGCCAAAACGAAGACTTTTAATCCTAGGATTCAAGCAATAATCCTATACTCAATTCACCAGCTCATAGAACTTGTGTTTCCAACATTCCAACCTCTAGTAGCCAAGAACCAATAAAGTTAATTGATTTGGAAGTAAATTGTATGTCAAGTCATTATAACCTAAGCCTATCCTTGCTTTcctccattaattttttatgtgcTAGCTAGTCGTatgagagagaaacagagagggAGAGGATGGGGTCCATGAAAGCTCACTTGTGTGATATATTACAAAATTTAcacctctccttctccttctctctcaacCTAAAAATCGCTGTCTTTCAGTCTCTGCACCCCCATCACCCCATTCTTTCTGAGACCTGTCATCACCATGAGAGTGAGAGCCAGACCATAACCCTGGGCACCATAAATTGGTGCGGAAAGATCCACTACTCAAAGCAAAAGGGTCTGCAATCTGCATGATATTTTCTCATGACATGGCCTTCCCACCATCTCATACTTACATGTTCCAAACTCATGATCTCCAAGATCAGGACCACCTCCCTGCCTCCAACACCCTTAATCCCTCCTGTCCTCCTCAGCTCTATCATGGGCATGTCCCTTTCATGATGAAGAGATCCATGTCATTTTCTGGCATTGAAAATAGGTGTGAAGATCAGCATGGAGATGATGAGTTGTCTGATGATGGAACACATATtggggagaagaagaagaggctgAATTTAGAGCAGGTGAAGGCACTTGAGAAGAGCTTTGAGCTGGGAAACAAGCTTGAGCCAGAGAGGAAAGTACAGCTGGCCAAGGCTTTGGGCCTGCAGCCAAGACAAATAGCCATATGGTTCCAGAATAGAAGGGCTAGGTGGAAGACCAAGCAACTGGAGAAAGACTATGAGGTCTTGAAGAAACAGTTTGAAGCAATCAAGGCTGACAATGATGCTCTCCACGCCCAGAACAAGAAACTTAATGCAGAGGTAATTGTCTTCTTCTTGTCTTCTCATTCATGATCTGGGCATGTTTAATTCTTGCTTTTagtttgt
This window of the Corylus avellana chromosome ca5, CavTom2PMs-1.0 genome carries:
- the LOC132181418 gene encoding homeobox-leucine zipper protein ATHB-20-like, which translates into the protein MIFSHDMAFPPSHTYMFQTHDLQDQDHLPASNTLNPSCPPQLYHGHVPFMMKRSMSFSGIENRCEDQHGDDELSDDGTHIGEKKKRLNLEQVKALEKSFELGNKLEPERKVQLAKALGLQPRQIAIWFQNRRARWKTKQLEKDYEVLKKQFEAIKADNDALHAQNKKLNAELMALKSIDTSEAGLKCMKKETELSWSNNGSENSCDINLDISRAPAMNIAVSSQLSSKQLFPSSLRATSMSQLLQGSSRSDLQCLKIDQVPQDEGFCNMFNGNIEDQHNFWPWP